From Halanaeroarchaeum sulfurireducens, a single genomic window includes:
- a CDS encoding extracellular solute-binding protein: MAQRSGGSTATGRTRRQVLVALGGVGLAGVAGCSGDGRANSPSGTTAAGASTVADEPATSERGLADTMTIFHAGSLSPPFGAAEPDFEDEYDVAVNREAKGSVASTQKITEQGRPADVLGVSDFRLIRDRIVPEYGDWYTIFTTNAMSIQYREDSPGAEEITADNWWEILGRDEVTIGHSDPAVDPGGYRAVMMLKLGKTAFDGERLYGEDTYQKMRDNTIVPTGTETNLYGQLEAGGKLDYAIYYQSISSQNDLPWITLQPEVDLSMATTEYAEHYAKATVETASGDFTGAPIAYGMTVPTVAEAPERGAQWVEFFGSDAGRTLLENKGLQPVDPIVVPQDGADAVPDRVRAVAEPKQTLGPMNL, from the coding sequence ATGGCACAACGATCCGGGGGATCCACCGCCACGGGTCGCACGCGGCGGCAAGTGCTTGTGGCACTTGGCGGTGTGGGCCTCGCAGGGGTGGCTGGCTGTTCCGGTGACGGCAGAGCGAACTCGCCATCGGGGACGACAGCTGCTGGGGCGTCGACCGTGGCCGATGAACCGGCCACGTCTGAGAGGGGTCTCGCAGACACCATGACGATATTCCACGCGGGCAGCCTGTCGCCCCCGTTCGGAGCCGCCGAACCCGACTTCGAGGACGAGTACGATGTCGCCGTCAACCGCGAGGCCAAGGGCTCGGTCGCCTCGACCCAGAAGATCACCGAACAGGGGCGGCCGGCCGATGTTCTCGGGGTATCGGACTTCCGGCTCATCCGCGACCGAATCGTTCCCGAGTACGGCGACTGGTACACCATCTTCACCACGAACGCGATGTCCATCCAGTACCGGGAGGATTCGCCCGGTGCGGAGGAGATAACGGCGGACAACTGGTGGGAGATCCTCGGTCGCGATGAGGTTACCATCGGTCACTCAGACCCGGCCGTCGATCCTGGTGGCTACCGTGCCGTGATGATGCTCAAGCTCGGGAAGACGGCATTCGACGGCGAACGGCTCTACGGTGAGGATACCTACCAGAAGATGAGGGACAACACCATTGTTCCAACCGGGACCGAAACCAACCTCTACGGTCAACTCGAGGCTGGCGGCAAACTGGACTACGCCATCTACTACCAGTCCATCAGTTCACAGAACGACCTGCCCTGGATCACGCTCCAGCCCGAGGTCGACCTCTCGATGGCCACCACGGAGTACGCCGAGCACTACGCGAAAGCGACGGTCGAGACCGCGAGTGGCGACTTCACCGGCGCCCCGATCGCATACGGCATGACGGTCCCGACCGTCGCCGAAGCGCCCGAACGCGGCGCCCAGTGGGTCGAATTTTTCGGCTCTGACGCCGGCCGCACGCTCCTCGAAAACAAGGGCCTCCAGCCAGTGGACCCCATCGTCGTTCCGCAGGACGGCGCGGACGCGGTTCCCGACCGTGTCCGTGCCGTCGCCGAACCCAAGCAGACGCTCGGTCCGATGAACCTGTAA
- a CDS encoding methyl-accepting chemotaxis protein yields the protein MKARFYRKTSVLLIALVLVCSLLPLGAVTYASTTNAEAAVEHEVQNQLRAEVEGISERTETNADASAEQARMLASQNSVLELTDLRQESGDVSGTAAYERAFEYTKLISQQDSVVRSVIYWEDGDALVGAHDGDPVDDNRGEMLWFEKTMSPNAVEHGDVRASYLSMSRAVGEPVIRYTSPVERDGERVGVALISYRAGEIVEPINQLEVGENGYGAMIAPDYTTAEGTELGSLFVANGAYPNTTFDEEQAGELYIPDEQLSGDTGSVTFRKDGKTWHAEYQRTQIGGKEYYTLATIPESEVLAPALAIRNRGLLIGGVAGLLIVIVSVVATRRFTAPINRLAEDAQAVADGDMDREIRQSTLTTELNLLTESTQSMKENVVEALDDAQAQREKAQEQQEKAETAKRDADAARHEAEQLSDHLQQKAQAFSQTMDRAAEGDLTQRMDADGQSEAMADIARAFNGMMSDIEATMERIHSFADDVATSVEEVTASTEESETASEQVSESVQEISADTEEQSTSLQQVASEMQNLSGSIEEVAASADEIATQSEQTAELGRDGRDSAGEAMEEMQAIEAKSEETSEEIETLAAEISEIGDIVELIQDIADQTNLLALNASIEAARAGEAGEGFAVVADEIKQLAAEVGNATTEVETLIEDIHASADTAVTDIQEMSERVTTGTATIEASLDALEEIAASVEEVNDSVQDVRIATDDQASSTEEVASMIDEVADSAEQVNGESATVSAAAEEQTASLSEIAGSAQTLAEQTDELQDLLDQFEIGSEDTTQ from the coding sequence ATGAAGGCTCGATTCTATCGCAAGACGTCCGTCCTTCTCATCGCTCTGGTTCTGGTCTGTAGTCTGCTCCCGCTTGGCGCCGTGACGTACGCATCGACGACGAACGCAGAAGCTGCGGTCGAACACGAAGTACAAAACCAACTCCGTGCAGAAGTCGAGGGAATTTCGGAACGGACGGAAACAAACGCCGACGCCTCAGCCGAACAGGCCCGAATGTTGGCCTCCCAGAATAGCGTCCTCGAACTCACGGACCTCCGGCAAGAGTCCGGGGACGTCTCAGGCACGGCGGCATACGAACGCGCCTTCGAATACACGAAACTGATCTCCCAACAAGACTCCGTCGTGCGGTCGGTTATCTACTGGGAGGATGGCGATGCGCTCGTCGGTGCCCACGATGGCGATCCAGTCGACGACAATCGGGGGGAAATGCTGTGGTTCGAAAAAACGATGTCCCCGAACGCTGTCGAACACGGCGACGTCCGGGCGTCGTATCTGAGTATGTCCCGAGCGGTGGGCGAACCAGTCATCCGGTATACGTCCCCCGTCGAGCGAGACGGTGAACGGGTCGGTGTCGCGCTCATCAGCTACAGAGCCGGCGAGATCGTCGAACCCATCAATCAACTCGAAGTGGGTGAGAACGGCTACGGTGCCATGATCGCCCCCGATTACACGACGGCCGAGGGGACCGAGTTGGGGTCGCTGTTCGTCGCAAACGGTGCGTATCCGAACACGACGTTCGACGAAGAGCAAGCCGGCGAGCTATACATCCCGGACGAGCAACTCAGCGGGGATACCGGGTCTGTCACCTTTCGCAAAGATGGAAAAACGTGGCACGCCGAATATCAACGAACGCAAATCGGCGGGAAAGAATACTATACACTCGCCACGATTCCCGAATCGGAGGTCCTCGCACCCGCGCTGGCCATCCGTAACCGGGGACTGCTTATCGGTGGTGTCGCAGGACTGCTGATCGTCATCGTCTCGGTCGTTGCGACGCGGAGATTCACCGCCCCGATCAACCGACTGGCCGAAGACGCCCAGGCCGTAGCCGACGGTGACATGGACCGGGAGATCCGCCAGTCGACACTCACGACGGAGCTGAACCTGTTGACCGAGTCGACGCAGTCCATGAAAGAAAACGTCGTCGAGGCCCTCGATGACGCACAGGCACAACGCGAGAAGGCCCAGGAGCAACAAGAAAAGGCCGAGACCGCAAAACGGGACGCCGATGCGGCACGACACGAAGCCGAACAACTGTCCGACCACCTCCAACAGAAAGCCCAGGCGTTCAGTCAGACGATGGACCGAGCTGCAGAGGGCGACCTGACCCAGCGGATGGATGCAGATGGTCAAAGCGAGGCGATGGCGGATATCGCCAGGGCGTTCAACGGAATGATGAGCGACATCGAGGCCACGATGGAACGAATCCACTCGTTCGCCGATGATGTCGCGACGTCTGTCGAGGAGGTGACCGCCAGCACCGAAGAGAGCGAAACCGCGAGCGAGCAAGTCAGCGAATCGGTCCAGGAGATTTCAGCAGATACCGAGGAGCAATCCACCAGTCTGCAACAGGTCGCATCGGAAATGCAGAACCTATCGGGGTCGATCGAGGAGGTGGCAGCCTCGGCCGACGAGATCGCCACCCAGTCCGAACAGACCGCCGAGCTAGGCAGGGATGGTCGGGATTCCGCCGGGGAAGCGATGGAAGAAATGCAGGCCATCGAAGCAAAGTCCGAGGAAACGAGTGAAGAAATCGAAACGCTGGCGGCCGAGATCTCCGAGATCGGCGATATCGTCGAATTGATCCAGGATATCGCAGATCAGACGAATTTACTCGCGCTCAACGCGTCGATCGAGGCCGCACGTGCAGGCGAGGCCGGGGAGGGATTCGCCGTCGTTGCTGACGAGATCAAACAGCTGGCTGCCGAAGTGGGTAATGCCACCACAGAAGTCGAAACCCTGATCGAGGATATTCATGCCTCGGCGGACACCGCCGTCACGGATATTCAGGAAATGAGCGAGCGGGTCACGACGGGCACTGCAACCATCGAAGCGTCACTCGACGCCCTCGAAGAGATCGCAGCGAGCGTCGAAGAAGTCAACGACAGTGTCCAGGACGTCCGCATCGCGACCGACGATCAGGCGAGTTCGACCGAAGAAGTCGCGAGCATGATCGACGAGGTGGCTGACTCGGCCGAACAGGTCAATGGCGAATCTGCTACCGTGTCGGCGGCGGCCGAAGAGCAAACCGCGTCACTCAGCGAAATCGCGGGGAGTGCCCAGACGCTTGCCGAACAGACGGACGAATTACAGGACCTGCTCGACCAGTTCGAGATCGGAAGCGAGGACACCACACAGTAG
- a CDS encoding DUF4330 family protein, producing the protein MEFIDDSGRIFGLINVIDALVVLLVLGVAVAGIALVTSQEPAPEPDIASTHATLDLGSQPQYIVSEINEGDTYSPSEDSRITITDVYVTPDGNQDRITARVKLAGPAKDNAIKYDGAPPRLGRTLAITTDLYEISGDIRAVGSADALDRETATVQLEDRVSRTTAESIAPGDEIRVAGRTVATVENVLAYPTDNPTKNDVLLNVTVHAFDQNGDLHFGDTPLREGQRLTLPLNSASFHGDIRRVNTDLHTQSTQLLTTATLDTQTAQDVTTGDLIRMGDTTVATVESVTRYGTNNPDRKRVLVGLTTQTHQFGEQTYFGQTHVTDGAHIPIQTSQYDVTGTIDRVGATTPPGTPATKTVTLRKTDVSEPMADALTTGMVERSGNKTIAEVTDVDVQPSVVLIRGDEGDLGVYDHLIDRDVTLTTELRVRETVSGTQFKGETIQQGSTVTLDLGSMTVRATVVDIS; encoded by the coding sequence ATGGAGTTCATCGACGACAGCGGCCGAATTTTCGGCCTGATCAACGTCATCGACGCCCTGGTCGTTTTGCTCGTCCTGGGGGTCGCCGTCGCCGGCATCGCCCTGGTGACCTCCCAGGAGCCCGCCCCCGAACCGGATATCGCGTCCACACACGCCACCCTCGACCTCGGCAGCCAGCCCCAGTATATCGTCTCGGAGATCAACGAAGGCGACACCTACAGTCCCAGCGAGGACTCGAGGATAACGATCACGGACGTCTACGTCACACCCGATGGCAACCAGGATCGCATTACGGCCCGCGTGAAACTAGCCGGGCCCGCGAAAGACAACGCGATCAAATACGACGGCGCCCCGCCACGCCTCGGTCGTACACTCGCCATCACCACGGATCTGTACGAAATTTCGGGTGACATCCGGGCGGTCGGGTCCGCGGACGCGCTCGACCGCGAGACCGCCACCGTCCAGCTCGAAGACCGCGTCTCCCGGACGACCGCCGAATCCATCGCCCCCGGCGACGAGATCCGCGTCGCCGGACGCACGGTCGCCACAGTCGAGAACGTCCTCGCCTACCCGACAGACAATCCCACCAAAAACGACGTTCTCCTCAACGTCACAGTCCACGCCTTCGACCAGAACGGCGATCTCCACTTCGGAGACACGCCGCTCCGTGAAGGCCAACGGCTCACACTCCCCCTGAACAGCGCATCTTTCCATGGAGACATCCGTCGCGTGAACACCGACCTGCACACCCAATCGACCCAACTGCTCACGACCGCAACCCTCGATACCCAGACCGCCCAGGACGTCACCACTGGCGACCTCATTCGAATGGGTGATACCACCGTCGCAACCGTCGAATCGGTCACGCGCTACGGCACGAACAATCCCGACCGCAAGCGCGTCCTCGTGGGCCTCACCACCCAGACTCACCAGTTCGGCGAGCAAACCTACTTCGGGCAAACTCACGTCACCGACGGTGCCCACATCCCGATCCAGACCAGCCAGTACGACGTCACCGGGACCATCGACCGCGTCGGTGCAACCACACCACCCGGCACACCGGCGACGAAAACCGTCACGCTCCGCAAGACGGACGTCTCCGAACCGATGGCGGACGCACTCACGACGGGCATGGTCGAGCGGTCGGGGAACAAAACCATCGCCGAAGTGACCGACGTCGATGTCCAACCCTCCGTCGTCCTCATCCGCGGCGACGAAGGTGACCTGGGCGTCTATGACCACCTGATCGACCGCGACGTCACCCTCACCACCGAGTTACGGGTCCGCGAAACGGTGTCCGGAACCCAGTTCAAGGGCGAAACCATCCAGCAAGGCTCGACCGTCACCCTCGATCTCGGCTCGATGACGGTGCGCGCAACGGTCGTCGATATCTCCTGA
- a CDS encoding DUF7342 family protein, whose amino-acid sequence MVESWTESMTARERVETIATTLSEPRTANWVAEQADVEWDTAKKHLDDLAESGVLLVTEDETYVPDPTRAYFDHLRELILTNDREELRAELEAIADRIEDWKLRYEVSSPEELEATLAEDLPPDEIRDRRQALRRWENSARSRDSIQTALQLYDDIQSLTDDVPATIRLEGAG is encoded by the coding sequence ATGGTCGAATCGTGGACCGAATCGATGACGGCTCGAGAGCGGGTCGAGACGATTGCGACGACGCTCTCTGAGCCACGGACCGCGAACTGGGTCGCCGAGCAGGCCGACGTCGAGTGGGACACGGCGAAAAAGCACCTCGACGATCTCGCCGAGTCGGGGGTCCTTCTCGTGACCGAGGACGAGACGTACGTGCCCGACCCGACCCGGGCGTACTTCGATCACCTCCGGGAACTCATCTTGACGAACGACAGGGAGGAACTGCGGGCCGAACTCGAAGCCATCGCCGACCGCATCGAGGACTGGAAACTGCGTTACGAGGTGTCCTCGCCGGAGGAGCTCGAAGCGACGCTGGCCGAGGATCTCCCACCGGACGAAATCCGAGACCGGCGACAGGCGCTCCGTCGCTGGGAGAACAGCGCACGCTCGCGGGATTCCATCCAGACCGCACTCCAGCTCTACGACGACATTCAGTCACTCACTGACGACGTCCCTGCGACGATTCGCCTCGAGGGCGCGGGGTGA
- a CDS encoding RNA-guided endonuclease InsQ/TnpB family protein, whose product MYYAYKYRLKPSDAHREELDRHRDICRQLYNHTLYRLNEYQDEHGELPSMTTLRSELPDLKKWWDGLSDVYSKVLQTVVERLFDNLKGLSKLKDNGYGVGQLKWKPPREYRSFTYSQSGFKLDKKGGQTVLSLSKLADIPIRLHRAIPDDAKLKQVTVKKEPTGEWFATFGVEIDHEPPEPPENPKKCVGIDVGILKYAHDTDGTAVGSLDLSDERDRLEREQRKLSRKQHGSNNYEKQQQRVAECHADLRRKRRDFLHKLSAYYAQEYDFVAVEDLNVKGMMESPSNSRNTASAAWRTFLLLLEYKCDREGTHFVAVNPRGTTKECAACGVSTEKPLWVREHSCPACGFEADRDANAAWNILSRGINDVGVGHSEETPVETALPVDTSVSAKRVVESGSPTLKERTASAVSE is encoded by the coding sequence ATGTACTACGCCTACAAGTACCGTCTCAAGCCGTCCGACGCCCACCGTGAGGAGTTGGACCGCCACCGAGACATTTGTAGGCAACTGTACAACCACACGCTCTACCGTCTCAACGAGTACCAAGACGAACACGGTGAACTGCCGTCCATGACCACTCTGCGGTCGGAACTCCCCGATCTCAAGAAGTGGTGGGACGGCCTCTCGGACGTGTACTCGAAGGTTCTCCAAACCGTCGTTGAACGGCTGTTCGACAACCTCAAAGGACTCTCCAAACTCAAGGATAACGGCTACGGAGTCGGTCAACTCAAGTGGAAGCCGCCACGCGAGTACAGGAGTTTCACGTACAGTCAGTCTGGCTTCAAGCTCGACAAGAAGGGCGGTCAGACTGTACTGTCACTCTCGAAACTCGCGGACATACCGATTCGGCTCCACCGCGCCATCCCCGACGACGCGAAGCTCAAACAGGTCACGGTCAAGAAGGAACCGACGGGCGAGTGGTTCGCCACCTTCGGCGTCGAAATCGACCACGAACCGCCCGAACCGCCTGAGAATCCCAAGAAGTGCGTCGGCATCGACGTGGGGATTCTCAAGTACGCCCACGATACGGACGGCACGGCGGTCGGGTCGCTCGACCTCTCAGACGAACGGGACCGACTGGAACGAGAGCAACGGAAGCTTTCGCGCAAGCAACACGGGTCGAACAACTACGAGAAGCAACAACAGCGCGTTGCGGAGTGTCACGCCGACCTCCGACGGAAACGCCGCGACTTTCTCCACAAGCTCTCGGCGTACTACGCTCAGGAGTACGACTTCGTGGCGGTCGAAGACCTGAACGTGAAGGGGATGATGGAATCGCCGTCGAACAGCCGCAACACGGCGTCGGCGGCGTGGCGAACGTTCCTCTTGTTGCTCGAATACAAGTGCGACCGTGAAGGAACGCATTTCGTCGCGGTCAACCCGAGAGGGACGACGAAAGAGTGTGCGGCGTGCGGCGTCTCGACGGAGAAGCCGTTGTGGGTCCGTGAACATTCCTGTCCCGCCTGCGGGTTTGAGGCGGACAGGGACGCGAACGCGGCGTGGAACATCCTTTCTCGCGGTATCAACGATGTAGGAGTGGGACACTCCGAAGAAACGCCTGTGGAGACTGCGCTCCCTGTGGACACCTCCGTGTCTGCAAAGCGCGTCGTTGAATCAGGAAGCCCTACCCTCAAGGAGCGAACGGCGTCAGCCGTGAGCGAGTAG
- a CDS encoding AbrB/MazE/SpoVT family DNA-binding domain-containing protein yields the protein MSTKWGSEETTVSDRGMVTIPAELRRHLDIEPGDKLRWATDEDGDLVVEVVHQREGVFDDFEPVDAGETNAVQAESRFGAE from the coding sequence ATGTCAACAAAATGGGGGTCCGAGGAAACCACGGTGAGTGACCGGGGGATGGTGACGATCCCGGCGGAGCTGCGCCGCCACCTCGACATCGAGCCGGGAGATAAACTCCGCTGGGCGACTGACGAGGATGGCGATCTTGTCGTCGAGGTCGTCCATCAACGAGAGGGCGTCTTCGACGACTTCGAGCCCGTCGATGCGGGTGAGACGAACGCAGTCCAGGCCGAGAGCAGGTTTGGAGCCGAGTGA
- a CDS encoding lipase chaperone produces MSATDDPRRVHFQSPEYLVDRLDAIAELYDTDRTDLLVEAIREYIEDTADSETFQELVATKYYDDQLEFEAVKQLVGAETAQRLRLLKADLADEPLDLAAPDDVDVYDGDATAVETAADDER; encoded by the coding sequence ATGAGCGCAACCGACGATCCGCGACGGGTCCACTTTCAGTCACCGGAGTATCTGGTCGACCGGCTGGACGCAATCGCGGAGCTTTACGATACGGATCGGACGGATCTGCTTGTTGAGGCGATTCGGGAGTACATCGAAGACACTGCCGATAGCGAAACGTTCCAGGAATTGGTTGCGACGAAGTACTACGACGACCAACTCGAGTTCGAGGCGGTCAAGCAACTGGTGGGCGCCGAGACCGCCCAGCGCCTCCGTCTTCTCAAAGCGGATCTTGCGGACGAGCCACTCGATCTCGCTGCCCCCGACGACGTCGACGTCTACGATGGCGACGCGACCGCGGTCGAGACCGCAGCCGACGACGAGCGATGA
- a CDS encoding DUF7342 family protein, whose translation MTDQGLASWTTDLTARERIREIATTLTEPRSVEWVRDQAQVSSWQTAKDELEMLVDFGQVHAIEGDDGNTKYAPNYQLRYFNEVTELINDHTREELREEIATIQETIDEWKREFDVESRDELESTLADGDLTSEAVRDRNSVLRQWERHEDNKRLLKHALELYDDARSLYPGANGSSTASVSLTQ comes from the coding sequence ATGACAGACCAGGGTCTCGCATCGTGGACAACGGACTTGACGGCTCGCGAACGGATCAGAGAGATCGCAACGACACTCACCGAACCGCGATCCGTCGAGTGGGTGCGCGACCAGGCGCAGGTCTCCTCCTGGCAGACCGCCAAAGACGAGTTGGAGATGCTCGTCGACTTCGGGCAAGTCCACGCGATCGAAGGTGACGACGGGAACACGAAGTACGCGCCAAACTACCAGCTGCGCTACTTCAACGAAGTGACCGAGTTGATCAACGATCACACGCGCGAGGAACTGCGCGAAGAGATTGCCACGATTCAAGAGACGATCGACGAATGGAAGCGTGAATTCGATGTCGAATCCCGAGACGAACTCGAATCGACGCTGGCCGATGGCGATCTCACCAGTGAGGCTGTTCGGGACCGCAACAGCGTCCTCCGTCAGTGGGAACGTCACGAGGACAACAAACGGCTCCTCAAACACGCCCTCGAACTCTACGACGATGCTCGGTCGCTCTATCCGGGAGCAAACGGATCTTCGACTGCCTCGGTCTCACTCACACAGTAG
- the tnpA gene encoding IS200/IS605-like element ISHbo4 family transposase has translation MEYDLDSGAHSTYSLHYHLILTTKYRRGVLTEERTQFIHEVISGFTDNYGVELTNLDGEDDHVHILFRTKPTTDLVKFINTAKGATARRIRNEYADELKTELWGDSFWNDSYCLISTGQVSLDVLKQYVEDQRE, from the coding sequence ATGGAGTACGACCTCGACTCGGGAGCGCACTCGACGTATTCCCTGCACTACCACCTGATACTCACCACCAAGTATCGGCGCGGAGTGCTAACCGAGGAGCGAACCCAATTCATTCACGAGGTCATCAGCGGGTTCACGGACAACTACGGTGTCGAACTGACGAACCTCGACGGCGAGGACGACCACGTACACATCCTCTTTCGAACGAAACCAACCACAGACCTCGTGAAGTTCATCAACACGGCCAAGGGCGCGACCGCCCGCCGTATCCGCAACGAGTACGCGGACGAACTCAAGACCGAACTGTGGGGCGACTCGTTCTGGAACGACTCGTACTGCCTTATCTCGACGGGGCAGGTGTCGCTGGATGTGCTGAAACAGTACGTAGAGGACCAACGCGAGTAG
- a CDS encoding type II toxin-antitoxin system VapC family toxin, giving the protein MGVALLDTNVVFASASARDEYHDPASEIVHGIDHGDLPDAIVTDYVIAETLNLTRERLSPRAANQLLDRLIEGAHFEIVHTPKADFNAAQPIFRQHPALSFVDSTIVAFMGREEIVYLYSFDGDFDGIETLSRLDSAANPFD; this is encoded by the coding sequence ATGGGAGTCGCCCTTCTCGATACCAATGTCGTGTTCGCCAGCGCCAGCGCACGGGACGAGTACCACGACCCGGCGTCGGAGATCGTCCACGGCATCGATCACGGTGATCTCCCGGACGCAATCGTCACCGACTACGTGATCGCGGAAACTCTGAACCTCACCAGGGAACGGTTGAGTCCGCGTGCAGCGAATCAACTGCTCGACCGCCTGATCGAGGGAGCCCACTTCGAGATCGTTCACACGCCGAAAGCGGACTTCAACGCGGCCCAACCGATATTCCGCCAGCACCCCGCCCTTTCATTCGTCGATTCGACGATCGTGGCCTTCATGGGTCGAGAAGAGATCGTGTATCTGTACTCATTTGACGGGGATTTCGACGGCATCGAGACCCTCTCGCGTTTGGATTCGGCAGCCAATCCGTTCGATTGA
- a CDS encoding RNA-guided endonuclease InsQ/TnpB family protein — MGRTIRTFEATITNQQQVRDDLDQLGWAASKLWNVGRYYAQEQWDETGEIPDDGELKAELKSHERYTDLHSQSSQRVLEELAEAFNGWFKKRRNGDDRARPPGYRKHGDSHPRSTVSFKAAGFRHDAQFTRVRLSKGRNLKENRSDFILCEYQTRPDVDLTEWDIQQVRAIYKRDEWRLQFVCRTTIDPAPPGEEVAGVDLGICNFAAVSFGGESVLYPGGALKEDEYYFTKQKAKCDDSSSREATRLDRKRRGRRTHFLHALSKAIVGECTERGVGTVVVGDLGGIREDDENGDPRNWGDHGNLDLHGWAFDRFTTLLDYKAEAEGIDVELVSERDTSKSCSACGHIDDNQRVERGLYVCENCGTVSNADVNGAENIRQKVLPSLATDGGDRDNGWLAQPAVHLFDRSEGVFAPREQVENREP; from the coding sequence ATGGGTCGAACCATCCGAACCTTCGAGGCCACAATCACGAACCAACAACAGGTTCGTGACGACCTTGACCAACTCGGATGGGCCGCCTCAAAACTCTGGAACGTCGGTCGCTACTACGCACAAGAACAGTGGGATGAAACGGGCGAAATTCCTGATGACGGGGAGCTCAAAGCCGAACTCAAAAGCCACGAACGCTACACGGACTTACATTCACAGTCCAGTCAGCGCGTTCTCGAAGAACTCGCTGAAGCGTTCAACGGCTGGTTCAAAAAGCGTCGGAACGGCGACGACCGTGCCCGACCGCCCGGCTACCGCAAACACGGAGACTCCCATCCGCGTTCAACTGTGTCGTTCAAAGCGGCTGGCTTCAGGCACGACGCACAGTTCACCCGTGTCCGCCTCTCGAAAGGCCGTAACCTCAAAGAAAACCGTTCGGACTTCATCCTATGTGAGTATCAGACTCGCCCGGATGTTGACCTGACCGAGTGGGACATTCAACAGGTTCGCGCCATCTACAAACGCGACGAGTGGCGGCTTCAATTCGTCTGTCGCACCACCATCGACCCGGCACCGCCGGGCGAGGAAGTGGCCGGTGTTGACCTCGGGATATGCAACTTCGCCGCCGTCTCGTTTGGCGGTGAATCCGTGTTGTATCCCGGTGGCGCACTCAAAGAAGACGAATACTACTTCACGAAGCAGAAAGCCAAGTGCGACGATTCCTCATCCCGTGAAGCGACTCGTCTCGACCGCAAGCGGAGGGGTCGTCGGACGCACTTCTTGCACGCACTCTCGAAAGCCATTGTAGGAGAGTGTACCGAACGAGGTGTCGGAACGGTTGTCGTTGGCGACCTTGGCGGCATCCGCGAGGACGACGAGAACGGCGACCCTCGGAATTGGGGCGACCACGGCAATCTCGACTTGCACGGGTGGGCGTTTGACCGCTTCACGACGCTCCTCGACTACAAGGCGGAAGCCGAAGGTATTGATGTGGAGTTGGTGTCGGAACGCGATACGTCGAAGTCGTGTTCGGCATGCGGCCACATCGACGACAATCAGCGAGTTGAACGTGGACTGTACGTGTGTGAGAACTGCGGCACGGTTTCGAACGCGGACGTGAATGGTGCGGAGAATATTCGCCAAAAGGTACTCCCGAGTCTCGCCACGGATGGCGGTGATAGGGATAACGGCTGGTTGGCACAGCCAGCGGTTCACCTGTTCGACCGTAGTGAGGGTGTTTTTGCCCCACGAGAACAGGTCGAGAACCGCGAACCGTAA
- a CDS encoding YgaP family membrane protein, with protein MDKNVGRYDRLLRIGIGSVLLIVGILSFTGAIPTGSATAILAFQFIVILIGAILSVTGLLQTCPVYTALGTNTR; from the coding sequence ATGGATAAAAATGTGGGGAGATACGACCGGTTGTTGCGAATCGGAATTGGGTCGGTACTATTGATCGTCGGGATCCTGTCATTCACGGGAGCCATCCCCACCGGGAGCGCCACGGCGATTCTGGCGTTCCAATTCATCGTGATCCTGATTGGAGCCATTCTTTCCGTGACTGGTCTTCTACAGACCTGCCCAGTATACACCGCGCTTGGAACGAACACCCGATAA